The window AGATTATCATACAAGCCACTCTTAACAAAGAATTCCTGAAGGAGGTACTTCACTACCTCGACGACGACCTATGGATCGTGCAGAAGAATGCCCTTAGGGTAGTTGTTGAGGCAATACGAGAGATGCCTGATCTCCATGAGTCCCTTATAACTAAACTCCTGGTGATGCTCAGAAAGAGCGAGGCAATACCTCTGACTCAGGAGATAGCGAGGGCCTTCGGTGTACTCGTGGAGATTAACCCAGAAAAGGTTGCAAAAGTTGTTCCAGCGATATTCGCCAACTATAGGGTAGGTGACCCAAAGATAAAGGTCAACATGGCGTACGTCCTTGAGGAGATAATGCGTGTGAATCCCAGCCTTCTCGGCAACGTATTTAGAGACATAGGTTACATGCTCACCTCAAAAGACACGATGGACAAACTCACTGCGCTTAATTTTATCTCGGCACTTGGAGAGAACGGTCTCAGATACATCAGCCCCTTCCTGCCGAAGCTCTTTACACTACTCTACGACAAAGATGAGATAGTTCGAGCAAGCACCGTTGAAACGCTCATCCACGTAGCCGAGCTCAATCCAAAGCTCAGGAAAATAATTCGCTCAAAACTTGAGGAAATGGACGACAGAAGTGACCTAGTTACAAAGAAGGTCAAAGAAGGACTAACCAGGCTTATTATCATCGAAAGAGGAAGATGAAGTTTCCTCAGACTCGCTCCCTACTGACTCTTCAAGCCTCTCCTGGAAAAGAGTCTTCAGGACCTCCTTCAACTTCTCGTTTTCGATCCTGAGCCTAGCGTTTTCTTGGCGTATCTCCTCAATCTCGCTGAGAATGCCCTTGACCTCGCGTAGAGTGCTCTCAAACTTTGACTTTGGAATAAACTGGGTTTTGAGTATATTAAGGGCCTCGTCGACATCTCTCGTCCCCGTGAGGGCAGCGAGTTCCTTCTGGATACGGCTCATCTCGGCTAGCTTTGCCTCGTAGTCGGAGAGTCTCTTGCTCAGAGTATTGACGCGCTTCGACATCTCTCTAAGGACTGCCAATTTGCGCTTAAGCTCCTCAATCTCGCGTTCTTTCTCAGCCAGTGCTCTCTTTAGCTCCTCCCTCTCCTTGACGACGGAACGAAGGCGTACATTCTCAGCAACAAGTTCCTCGTAGTGTTGCTGTATCCTGAGAAG of the Thermococcus onnurineus NA1 genome contains:
- a CDS encoding PH0542 domain-containing protein, with translation MEKELDIREALATGEHIDEIIIQATLNKEFLKEVLHYLDDDLWIVQKNALRVVVEAIREMPDLHESLITKLLVMLRKSEAIPLTQEIARAFGVLVEINPEKVAKVVPAIFANYRVGDPKIKVNMAYVLEEIMRVNPSLLGNVFRDIGYMLTSKDTMDKLTALNFISALGENGLRYISPFLPKLFTLLYDKDEIVRASTVETLIHVAELNPKLRKIIRSKLEEMDDRSDLVTKKVKEGLTRLIIIERGR